The Nocardioides pantholopis genome window below encodes:
- a CDS encoding alpha-ketoglutarate-dependent dioxygenase AlkB produces the protein MDFQGMLFEAPASGLRTFAGIERRVLTRGAWVDVLRSWVPQADDVFATLVRDVPWRAERREMYDRVVDVPRLLHTYGLGEALPHVVLEEARDALSEHYLPELGEPFRTAGCCYYRDGRDSVAWHGDTIGRGRSEDTMVAIVSFGDPRRLQLRPRAGDGESISIEMGHGDLVVMGGSCQRTWEHAVPKVASAGPRISVQFRPLNVF, from the coding sequence AGGGGATGCTCTTCGAGGCGCCGGCCTCGGGGCTGCGCACCTTCGCCGGGATCGAGCGTCGCGTGCTGACCCGCGGCGCCTGGGTCGACGTGCTGCGCAGCTGGGTGCCGCAGGCCGACGACGTCTTCGCGACCCTCGTGCGCGACGTGCCGTGGCGCGCCGAGCGGCGGGAGATGTACGACCGGGTCGTCGACGTGCCGCGGCTGCTGCACACCTACGGCCTGGGCGAGGCGCTGCCGCACGTCGTGCTCGAGGAGGCGCGCGACGCGCTCAGCGAGCACTACCTGCCCGAGCTCGGTGAGCCGTTCCGCACCGCCGGATGCTGCTACTACCGCGACGGCCGGGACAGCGTCGCCTGGCACGGCGACACGATCGGCCGCGGGCGCAGCGAGGACACCATGGTCGCGATCGTCTCCTTCGGCGATCCGCGGCGCCTCCAGCTGCGGCCCCGAGCCGGCGATGGCGAGTCGATCTCGATCGAGATGGGCCACGGCGACCTCGTGGTCATGGGCGGCTCCTGCCAGCGCACCTGGGAGCACGCCGTGCCGAAGGTCGCCTCCGCCGGACCGCGGATCTCGGTGCAGTTCCGACCGTTGAACGTGTTCTGA
- a CDS encoding LapA family protein has translation MSEPTPTTPGPASPDPTTEPTEPTTAPAPAPADRASRRARREDDPLRGSRTSGVWFGVIIAAIVLILLVIFIVQNTQSVRVSYFGWDGEAPLSVSLLVAAVAGMVLAIIAASLRILQLRRRVRRNRS, from the coding sequence ATGAGTGAGCCCACCCCCACGACGCCCGGTCCGGCCAGCCCGGACCCGACGACGGAACCCACCGAGCCGACGACCGCGCCGGCTCCCGCACCCGCGGACCGGGCCTCACGCCGGGCCCGCCGCGAGGACGACCCGCTGCGCGGCTCCCGCACCAGCGGCGTCTGGTTCGGCGTCATCATCGCCGCGATCGTGCTCATCCTGTTGGTGATCTTCATCGTGCAGAACACCCAGTCGGTCCGGGTCTCCTACTTCGGCTGGGACGGCGAGGCGCCGCTCTCGGTGTCGCTGCTCGTCGCGGCGGTCGCCGGCATGGTGCTGGCGATCATCGCGGCGTCGCTGCGGATCCTGCAGCTGCGCCGCCGGGTCCGCCGCAACCGGAGCTGA